One window of the Trifolium pratense cultivar HEN17-A07 linkage group LG2, ARS_RC_1.1, whole genome shotgun sequence genome contains the following:
- the LOC123911645 gene encoding SUPPRESSOR OF GAMMA RESPONSE 1 isoform X2, whose amino-acid sequence MAGPSWLVDKSRIATKIKCASGACDPKSITWKSNPTKTCPNCQHVIDNSNLAKEWPGLPKGVKFDPSDQEIIWHLLAKVGVGNLQPHPFVDEFIITLEVDDGICYTHPQNLPGVKQDGNATHFFHRAIKAYNTGTRKRRKIHDQDFGDVRWHKTGRTKPVILNGAQKGCKKIMVLYMSSAGGGKAEKTNWVMHQYHLGTEEEEKDGEFVISKVFYQQQHVKLGDIDEQDITEAAEETIIKVDPVTPKSVTPEPPHNERQYSDVDLGYETLAIPQMNCLDEIQADCEEHAKEDLSVVETQHNEVTEDNAEEGQKWWDSESQNLLDSQQLVEALALCDDLLHSQSPTRDGEHEENKNQLGLSVYAQLGPEHLKKDIEDCQNLVLDPVNLELDTPSTELRLSQLEFGSQDSFIAWGYNKDVR is encoded by the exons ATGGCTGG GCCATCATGGTTGGTTGACAAAAGTAGAATTGCAACCAAAATAAAATGTGCATCAGGAGCATGTGATCCGAAAAGTATTACATGGAAAAGCAATCCTACCAAGACTTGCCCAAATTGTCAGCATGTTATTGATAATAGTAAT CTTGCTAAAGAGTGGCCGGGCTTACCAAAAGGTGTTAAATTTGATCCATCTGATCAGGAGATAATTTGGCACTTGCTTGCAAAAGTTGGTGTAGGAAATTTACAACCTCATCCTTTCGTAGATGAGTTTATTATTACTCTTGAAGTGGATGATGGAATTTGTTACACTCATCCTCAAAACTTACCTG GTGTAAAGCAAGATGGAAATGCAACCCACTTTTTCCACAGAGCAATTAAGGCTTACAATACTGGCACACGAAAGCGCCGAAAAATACATGATCAGGATTTTGGTGATGTCCGCTGGCATAAAACTGGAAGAACTAAACCAGTAATCTTGAATGGGGCTCAAAAAGGCTGTAAAAAGATTATGGTTCTGTATATGAGCAGTGCGGGGGGAGGAAAAGCTGAGAAAACGAATTGGGTTATGCATCAATATCATTTAGGAACGGAAGAGGAAGAAAAGGACGGGGAATTTGTTATCTCTAAAGTGTTTTACCAGCAGCAGCATGTCAAATTGGGTGATATAGATGAACAGGATATAACTGAAGCCGCCGAAGAAACAATCATAAAAGTGGATCCGGTTACTCCCAAATCGGTGACTCCTGAGCCTCCTCACAATGAAAGGCAGTATTCAGATGTTGATCTAGGATATGAAACACTTGCCATTCCTCAG ATGAATTGTCTGGATGAAATACAAGCTGATTGTGAAGAGCATGCAAAAGAGGATCTATCAGTGGTAGAAACTCAACATAATGAAGTGACAGAAGATAATGCCGAAGAAGGCCAAAAATGGTGGGACAGTGAATCACAAAATCTGTTGGATTCACAGCAACTGGTTGAAGCATTAGCCTTGTGCGACGATTTACTTCATAGCCAATCTCCCACTAGGGATGGGGAACATGAAGAAAATAAGAACCAACTTGGTCTTTCTGTTTATGCTCAGCTAGGACCAGAGCATCTGAAGAAGGATATCGAAGACTGTCAAAATCTTGTCCTTGACCCTGTAAATTTAGAGCTCGACACACCATCTACGGAGTTACGACTAAGTCAATTG GAATTTGGTTCGCAAGATAGCTTTATAGCCTGGGGTTACAACAAGGACGTAAGGTAA
- the LOC123911645 gene encoding SUPPRESSOR OF GAMMA RESPONSE 1 isoform X1, translated as MAGPSWLVDKSRIATKIKCASGACDPKSITWKSNPTKTCPNCQHVIDNSNLAKEWPGLPKGVKFDPSDQEIIWHLLAKVGVGNLQPHPFVDEFIITLEVDDGICYTHPQNLPGVKQDGNATHFFHRAIKAYNTGTRKRRKIHDQDFGDVRWHKTGRTKPVILNGAQKGCKKIMVLYMSSAGGGKAEKTNWVMHQYHLGTEEEEKDGEFVISKVFYQQQHVKLGDIDEQDITEAAEETIIKVDPVTPKSVTPEPPHNERQYSDVDLGYETLAIPQIQMNCLDEIQADCEEHAKEDLSVVETQHNEVTEDNAEEGQKWWDSESQNLLDSQQLVEALALCDDLLHSQSPTRDGEHEENKNQLGLSVYAQLGPEHLKKDIEDCQNLVLDPVNLELDTPSTELRLSQLEFGSQDSFIAWGYNKDVR; from the exons ATGGCTGG GCCATCATGGTTGGTTGACAAAAGTAGAATTGCAACCAAAATAAAATGTGCATCAGGAGCATGTGATCCGAAAAGTATTACATGGAAAAGCAATCCTACCAAGACTTGCCCAAATTGTCAGCATGTTATTGATAATAGTAAT CTTGCTAAAGAGTGGCCGGGCTTACCAAAAGGTGTTAAATTTGATCCATCTGATCAGGAGATAATTTGGCACTTGCTTGCAAAAGTTGGTGTAGGAAATTTACAACCTCATCCTTTCGTAGATGAGTTTATTATTACTCTTGAAGTGGATGATGGAATTTGTTACACTCATCCTCAAAACTTACCTG GTGTAAAGCAAGATGGAAATGCAACCCACTTTTTCCACAGAGCAATTAAGGCTTACAATACTGGCACACGAAAGCGCCGAAAAATACATGATCAGGATTTTGGTGATGTCCGCTGGCATAAAACTGGAAGAACTAAACCAGTAATCTTGAATGGGGCTCAAAAAGGCTGTAAAAAGATTATGGTTCTGTATATGAGCAGTGCGGGGGGAGGAAAAGCTGAGAAAACGAATTGGGTTATGCATCAATATCATTTAGGAACGGAAGAGGAAGAAAAGGACGGGGAATTTGTTATCTCTAAAGTGTTTTACCAGCAGCAGCATGTCAAATTGGGTGATATAGATGAACAGGATATAACTGAAGCCGCCGAAGAAACAATCATAAAAGTGGATCCGGTTACTCCCAAATCGGTGACTCCTGAGCCTCCTCACAATGAAAGGCAGTATTCAGATGTTGATCTAGGATATGAAACACTTGCCATTCCTCAG ATTCAGATGAATTGTCTGGATGAAATACAAGCTGATTGTGAAGAGCATGCAAAAGAGGATCTATCAGTGGTAGAAACTCAACATAATGAAGTGACAGAAGATAATGCCGAAGAAGGCCAAAAATGGTGGGACAGTGAATCACAAAATCTGTTGGATTCACAGCAACTGGTTGAAGCATTAGCCTTGTGCGACGATTTACTTCATAGCCAATCTCCCACTAGGGATGGGGAACATGAAGAAAATAAGAACCAACTTGGTCTTTCTGTTTATGCTCAGCTAGGACCAGAGCATCTGAAGAAGGATATCGAAGACTGTCAAAATCTTGTCCTTGACCCTGTAAATTTAGAGCTCGACACACCATCTACGGAGTTACGACTAAGTCAATTG GAATTTGGTTCGCAAGATAGCTTTATAGCCTGGGGTTACAACAAGGACGTAAGGTAA
- the LOC123904473 gene encoding uncharacterized protein LOC123904473: MEENVGRGRHGKPSNANASARRELAANRPAKRGRSKQQGPIPARGTHDVEAGGSRTRTRSRLGQAQNAAEDDDFDADQFLNQDAEYGEPEEPQPDEPQIEEPQQPPRRRPQQRPRQPRRDAANEGYGGGPSDMSLLTQYGNHRAVPIWDAEPDDHEVWTSNV; this comes from the exons ATGGAAGAAAATGTTGGGAGAGGTAGACATGGCAAGCCAAGCAATGCAAATGCTTCCGCTCGTAGAGAGCTTGCTGCAAATCGCCCTGCCAAACGAGGTCGTAGTAAGCAGCAAGGACCAATTCCGGCGCGAGGGACACATGATGTTGAGGCGGGTGGTTCGCGTACGCGTACACGGTCACGTTTAGGCCAAGCACAAAATGCTGCTGAGGATGATGATTTTGACGCGGATCAATTTCTAAATCAGGATGCCGAGTATGGCGAACCTGAAGAACCGCAACCTGATGAACCGCAAATTGAAGAACCGCAACAACCACCACGACGGAGACCGCAACAGCGACCACGGCAACCACGACGAGATGCAGCAAATGAGGGTTATGGAGGAGGACCAAGTGATATGTCATTATTAACACAATACGGAAATCATAGGGCGGTTCCGATATGGGATGCAGAACCAGATGATCACGAG GTTTGGACCTCAAATGTGTAG
- the LOC123911644 gene encoding uncharacterized protein At1g26090, chloroplastic — translation MGAISSFSFPVLFGVSFCRSTSLRTQPLMAVASSSQQDVAATKLLTFLGKGGSGKTTAAIFAAQHYAMAGLNTCLVIHSQDITADYLLNCKIGTSHVVCSKNLSAVRLETTKMLLEPLKLLKQADAQLNMTQGTLGGIVGEELGILPGMDSIFLVLALERLVGFLGIASSKSQQDKFDIIIYDGVSSEETLRVIGGSSKARLYLKYIRTLAEKTDLGRLAAPSLLRLVDEAMKISSSKSYFNGRMSSETWDTLDQLLERGSSAFSNPQRFGCFLVIDPNNPTSVNSALRYWGCTIQAGAQVSGAFGISSQQPKLESFEKAKKDLSPLSSAFISSPLMNSPIDWSRVLLDTVNEDARHLLTSLSSQSSDTTSSVKFDVESKSVTLFMPGFDKSEIKLYQYRGGSELLVEAGDQRRVIPLPPKIQGKVGGAKFQDRSLVITLR, via the exons ATGGGAGCAATTTCGAGCTTCTCCTTTCCGGTTCTCTTCGGAGTTTCCTTTTGTCGTTCAACTTCTCTTCGAACACAACCTCTTATGGCAGTTGCATCTTCTTCTCAGCAGGATGTTGCCGCAACTAAATTACTCACTTTTCTCGGCAAAGGTGGCTCTGGCAAAACAACCGCCGCTATCTTCGCCGCTCAG CATTATGCAATGGCTGGATTGAACACATGTTTAGTGATACATAGCCAAGACATCACTGCCGACTATCTTCTCAATTGTAAAATTGGAACTTCCCATGTTGTATGCAGCAAGAACCTTTCAGCTGTTAGGTTGGAAACAACAAAA ATGCTTCTCGAACCTCTAAAACTTCTGAAGCAAGCAGATGCCCAGCTTAATATGACACAAGGAACACTTGGAGGG ATTGTTGGAGAAGAGCTTGGCATCCTTCCTGGAATGGACTCGATCTTTTTAGTACTTGCACTTGAGAGGCTTGTAGGATTTTTGGGGATAGCATCTTCAAAAAGTCAACAAGATAAATTTGACATCATAATATATGATGGTGTCAGCAGCGAGGAAACCTTACGAGTCATAGGTGGAAGCAGTAAAGCGAG ATTGTATTTGAAATATATCCGCACGTTGGCTGAGAAAACTGATCTTGGGAGATTGGCTGCTCCTTCACTCCTGAGACTTGTGGATGAGGCCATGAAAATTAGTAGCAGCAAATCTTATTTCAATGGGAGGATGAGTTCAGAAACATGGGACACTTTGGATCAACTTCTAGAG AGAGGATCTTCCGCCTTCTCAAACCCGCAGAGATTTGGTTGCTTCCTTGTGATTGATCCTAACAATCCAACCTCCGTAAATTCTGCATTACGTTATTGGGGTTGTACAATTCAGGCTGGTGCTCAAGTTTCAGGTGCTTTTGGAATCTCCTCTCAGCAACCAAAACTAGAATCGTTCGAAAAAGCAAAGAAAGATCTATCTCCCTTGTCTTCTGCTTTCATCTCTAGTCCGTTAATGAATAGCCCAATAGATTGGAGCAGAGTTTTACTGGACACTGTGAATGAAGATGCTAGACATCTTCTTACTTCACTATCAAGCCAATCCAGTGATACGACATCATCAGTTAAATTTGATGTTGAAAGTAAATCGGTTACTCTCTTCATGCCAGGTTTTGACAAATCAGAGATTAAGCTATATCAA TATAGGGGAGGATCTGAGCTTTTGGTAGAAGCCGGAGACCAAAGACGTGTCATCCCTTTGCCTCCAAAAATTCAAGGAAAGGTTGGCGGAGCAAAATTCCAGGACAGAAGTCTTGTTATTACATTGCGATAA
- the LOC123904470 gene encoding protein FAR1-RELATED SEQUENCE 5-like — protein sequence MATPDRDELIRWAREIALKLKFAIVIGKSDNGSDKRKQYFRLDCERGGRYVSTNKKLKSDQTGTRKCGCPFRLRGYCHADKTWHLTVVNGKHNHELDKAVEGHLIVGRLKPEERQCMEEMSRNLVPPKNIMSTLKDRDPNNKTTAKQLYNLSHRLKLKMRASMTEMQHLSKRLVETGYFFKHRTVVADGSEHVQDIFFAHPKSISLFNSFPTVLLMDSTYKTNKYKMPLFEIVGFTSTGRSFNVGFAWLTNER from the coding sequence ATGGCAACCCCTGACCGAGATGAGTTGATTAGATGGGCTCGGGAGATTGCCTTAAAGCTAAAGTTTGCAATTGTAATTGGCAAATCCGACAACGGCAGCGATAAGAGGAAGCAATATTTCAGGTTGGATTGCGAGCGGGGAGGCCGGTACGTGTCAACAAATAAGAAGCTAAAATCTGATCAAACCGGCACGAGGAAATGCGGCTGTCCATTTCGACTCCGTGGTTATTGTCATGCCGATAAAACATGGCATTTGACCGTTGTAAATGGCAAACATAACCACGAGTTGGACAAGGCAGTTGAAGGCCATCTCATTGTCGGTCGTCTCAAACCGGAAGAAAGGCAATGTATGGAGGAAATGTCAAGGAATCTGGTTCCGCCTAAGAATATAATGTCCACATTGAAAGATAGGGATCCAAACAACAAGACAACGGCAAAGCAACTCTACAATTTAAGTCATcgattaaaacttaaaatgagGGCATCAATGACTGAAATGCAACACCTCTCCAAAAGACTTGTCGAGaccgggtattttttcaaacatagGACGGTTGTTGCAGACGGATCCGAACATGTTCAAGACATTTTCTTTGCACATCCTAAATCTATAAGTTTGTTCAATTCTTTTCCTACTGTGCTTTTGATGGATTCGacatacaaaacaaacaaatacaaaatgcCGTTATTTGAGATTGTCGGATTCACATCAACTGGGAGATCTTTCAATGTTGGATTTGCTTGGCTTACCAACGAAAGATAA
- the LOC123904471 gene encoding PKS-NRPS hybrid synthetase cheA-like, whose product MNAVSEVFPTSAAMVCRFHVKKNVSSKMKEIVKIKNGENEKQTDVWDQITDAFNDVLESPTEKEYADNVMVFRELCARWPKFLRYVEETVLDTDKERVVNAWVDQHMHMGNHTTNRAESCHGVLKGYLKDGNGDLVKGWEAINKMLISQFTEVQGEFGRSMSVAEHRYDDDPLYAFLFYKISRKAMDHIYDEANRVEECGMDSKKCGCVMRRTYGLPCACLIAKKIKNNKPIRLDEIHPQWKKLCFEDEPAPGDVADDYDCLAEWKAIQERLKTADVSVKNDIRNQLRLIAYPETTSVKPPLQKAKTKGARKKKSVRVTRSTSRDKSRWEHVDDHIAATQASQSKPTKSKPSTSQTVPEVPKELVISSLTPAPPAPPEIPFINHMPKFIHPFIEDIIDVEGDGYCGYRVVALHQKGNQQDFELIRLNMERELRLHKESYVELFDTERYKYVTDALFPPPRRSKHAFATKDKWFTFPDMGYVVATHFQRVVVQLSNMERCGASRTCFPLRGKPPSDTSDLDSKIICIGALADHFVLVRLKVGCLIPPTAHQWKNSCSEEAAEWEPMFLDRMQKFGELLTIERAGDDLVTIGKGSKDDPLEL is encoded by the exons ATGAATGCAGTTTCCGAGGTATTTCCAACATCGGCTGCAATGGTTTGTCGTTTCCATGTAAAAAAGAACGTGAGCTCTAAGATGAAGGAAATTGTGAAAATCAAGAATGGAGAGAATGAGAAGCAGACTGATGTGTGGGATCAAATCACCGATGCTTTTAATGATGTGTTAGAGTCGCCAACGGAAAAAGAATATGCTGACAATGTTATGGTGTTTAGGGAGCTCTGTGCGAGATGGCCAAAGTTTTTGCGTTATGTTGAAGAGACTGTCCTAGACACTGATAAAGAAAGGGTTGTCAATGCTTGGGTAGACCAACATATGCACATGGGGAATCACACCACGAATAGAGCTGAATCATGTCATGGTGTGTTGAAAGGTTACTTGAAGGACGGTAACGGTGACTTGGTGAAAGGATGGGAAGCGATAAATAAGATGTTGATAAGTCAGTTCACCGAAGTACAAGGTGAATTCGGTCGGAGTATGTCTGTTGCGGAACACAGATACGATGATGATCCTCTTTACGCATTCTTGTTTTATAAAATCTCAAGAAAGGCTATGGATCACATTTATGACGAAGCAAACAGGGTCGAAGAATGTGGTATGGATAGCAAAAAGTGTGGCTGTGTTATGAGAAGGACATACGGGTTGCCATGTGCATGCTTGATTGCGAAGAAGatcaaaaataacaaacctatcCGACTTGATGAGATTCACCCTCAATGGAAGAAACTGTGTTTCGAAGATGAGCCGGCACCGGGCGACGTGGCTGACGATTATGATTGCTTGGCTGAGTGGAAAGCAATTCAG gAACGATTAAAAACAGCCGATGTTAGCGTGAAGAATGATATTAGGAATCAACTTCGTCTCATTGCATATCCAGAAACCACATCTGTGAAACCTCCGCTTCAAAAGGCCAAAACAAAAGGtgctagaaagaaaaaatcagTTCGTGTCACAAGATCCACGAGCAGGGATAAGTCTCGGTGGGAGCATGTTGATGATCATATTGCAGCTACACAGGCATCTCAGTCGAAACCAACAAAGTCAAAGCCGTCGACTTCACAAACAGTGCCTGAGGTGCCTAAAGAACTCGTCATCAGTTCTTTGACTCCAGCACCTCCAGCACCTCCTGAAATTCCTTTTATCAACCATATGCCGAAGTTCATACACCCATTTATCGAAGATATTATTGACGTTGAAGGTGACGGTTATTGTGGATACCGTGTGGTAGCTTTGCACCAAAAAGGAAATCAACAAGATTTTGAGTTGATCAGACTGAACATGGAGAGGGAGCTGAGATTGCATAAGGAATCATATGTGGAGTTGTTCGATACTGAGCGTTACAAGTATGTCACGGATGCACTTTTCCCACCACCGAGAAGGAGTAAACATGCTTTTGCAACCAAGGACAAATGGTTTACTTTTCCGGATATGGGTTACGTTGTGGCTACTCATTTTCAGAGGGTTGTTGTTCAACTATCAAATATGGAAAGGTGTGGAGCATCTAGAACTTGTTTCCCATTGCGTGGCAAACCTCCATCAGACACGTCAGACTTGGATTCCAAGATTATTTGCATCGGCGCGCTCGCTGACCACTTTGTGTTAGTGCGGTTGAAAGTAGGATGTCTGATACCTCCAACGGCTCATCAGTGGAAAAACTCTTGTTCCGAAGAAGCTGCAGAATGGGAGCCCATGTTTTTGGATAGAATGCAAAAGTTTGGTGAGCTGTTGACCATTGAAAGAGCAGGCGATGACTTAGTCACGATTGGAAAGGGTAGCAAAGACGATCCGTTGGAATTGTAG
- the LOC123904472 gene encoding uncharacterized protein LOC123904472 translates to MDVSLTQRMRSTLAAVYFNHEKPILFRINDGETFDGLKQQLNELNRTTNNQNDNRTVSSLKYRKPSIGPDGRITFTDMMLENNDDIETMFSIFEQYSNRGPIELDATLTRSVEAILASLVRPEDRNHVSI, encoded by the coding sequence ATGGATGTCTCACTCACACAACGCATGAGATCTACCCTTGCAGCAGTTTACTTCAACCACGAAAAACCAATTTTGTTTCGCATTAACGATGGTGAAACGTTCGatggtctgaaacaacaactgaACGAGCTGAATCGTACCACCAACAACCAGAACGATAACAGAACAGTTTCGAGTCTCAAGTACCGTAAACCGTCAATCGGTCCCGACGGACGCATTACCTTCACCGATATGATGCTTGAAAACAATGATGATATTGAAACTATGTTCTCAATTTTCGAGCAGTATAGCAACAGGGGGCCTATCGAATTAGATGCAACGCTGACAAGATCTGTCGAAGCCATCCTTGCTAGCCTTGTTCGTCCGGAAGATCGAAATCATGTTTCCATTTGA
- the LOC123911643 gene encoding protein CHUP1, chloroplastic yields the protein MIVRLGLIVAASLAAFTVKQLNVGSSKSKSEHGEERSKKHQDEDKEQEQVTSLADDSLERNDMEEEEEKEEVKLIKEEEEEKEEVKLINSIINRANDFEDDILPEFEDLLSGEIELSFSDDDNNKDEKEKVYEIEMAYNDSELERLRQLVKELEEREVKLEGELLEYYGLKEQESDIVELQRQLKIKTVEIDMLNITINSLQAERKKLQEELTQVSSAKKELEVARNKIRELQRQMQLEANQTKGQLLLLKQQVSGLQVKEETAARNDADIEKKLKAVNDLEVTVVELKRKNKELQFEKRELTVKLNAAESKVAELSNMTESEMVAKAKEEVSNLRHANEDLSKQVEGLQMNRFSEVEELVYLRWVNACLRYELKNQQPPSGKLSARDLSKNLSPKSQARAKQLMLEYAGSERGQGDTDLESNFSHPSSPGSEDFDNASIDSFTSKYSSVSKKTSLIQKLKKWGKTKDDSSVLSSPSRSFSGGSPKRMSTSFKSRGPLESLMIRNASDSVAITTFGHGDQESTYSPETSSAELRRVPSSDSLNSVATSFHLMSKSSVDASVDEKYPAYKDRHKLAMARESDLKEKAEKARAQKFGNSSNLNMTKTERDRPNISLPPKLSQIKEKPIVPISPSDQSEDGKNVENQNVSKMKLIEIEKRPTRVPRPPPKPSGGGSVSTNSNPANGIPSAPSIPPPPRPPGGPPPPPRPPGGPPPPPPPPGGLTRGAMDDDKVHRAPQLVEFYQSLMKREAKKDTTLLISSTGGNTSDARSNMIGEIENRSTFLLAVKADVETQGDFVTSLATEVRASSFSDINDLVAFVNWLDEELSFLVDERAVLKHFDWPEGKADALREAAFEYQDLMKLEKRVSTFVDDPKLSCDAALKKMYSLLEKVEQSVYALLRTRDMAISRYKEFGIPINWLQDSGVVGKIKLSSVQLARKYMKRVASELDELSGPEKEPAREFLILQGVRFAFRVHQFAGGFDAESMKAFEDLRSRIQAPQVAEEDSKQPET from the exons ATGATAGTCAGGTTAGGACTCATAGTTGCTGCTTCATTAGCAGCTTTTACAGTTAAGCAGCTGAATGTTGGAagctcaaaatcaaaatcag AACATGGTGAAGAAAGGTCTAAAAAGCATCAAGATGAGGACAAAGAACAAGAGCAGGTCACTAGTCTTGCAGATGATTCTCTCGAAAGGAATGAT ATGGAggaagaagaggagaaagaggaGGTTAAGTTAATTAAGGAggaagaagaggagaaagaggaGGTTAAGTTAATTAACAGCATAATTAATCGAGCTAATGATTTTGAAGATGATATTCTGCCAGAATTTGAAGACCTTTTATCTGGAGAGATTGAGTTATCATTTagtgatgatgataataataaggatgagaaagagaaagTTTATGAAATTGAGATGGCATACAATGACAGCGAATTAGAGCGATTGCGGCAGCTAGTGAAGGAATTGGAGGAAAGGGAAGTGAAACTTGAAGGAGAATTGCTTGAGTACTATGGTTTGAAGGAGCAGGAATCAGACATTGTTGAGTTACAAAGGCAGCTGAAAATTAAGACGGTAGAAATAGACATGcttaatattacgattaattcGTTACAGGCGGAGAGGAAGAAGCTTCAAGAAGAACTCACACAAGTATCTTCCGCAAAGAAAGAACTCGAGGTGGCTAGAAACAAGATAAGGGAGCTACAAAGACAGATGCAGCTTGAGGCTAACCAAACAAAAGGTCAACTTTTGTTGCTTAAACAACAAGTTTCTGGTCTACAAGTGAAAGAAGAAACGGCTGCAAGAAATGATGCTGATATTGAAAAGAAATTGAAAGCTGTGAATGACTTAGAGGTTACTGTTGTGGAGCTTAAGAGGAAAAATAAAGAACTTCAATTCGAGAAGCGAGAGCTAACTGTTAAACTCAATGCTGCTGAATCTAAAGTAGCAGAGCTCTCCAATATGACAGAG AGTGAAATGGTTGCGAAAGCAAAAGAGGAGGTCAGTAACCTGAGACACGCAAACGAAGATCTGTCAAAGCAAGTGGAAGGACTTCAAATGAATAGGTTTAGTGAAGTTGAAGAGCTCGTATACCTTCGTTGGGTCAATGCTTGTTTGAGGTATGAGTTAAAGAATCAACAGCCACCCTCAGGAAAATTATCGGCACGCGACCTCAGCAAGAACCTTAGCCCGAAATCTCAAGCGAGGGCAAAGCAGCTGATGTTAGAATACGCTGGATCGGAACGAGGTCAAGGGGACACAGATCTCGAGAGCAACTTCTCCCATCCTTCTTCACCGGGAAGTGAAGATTTCGATAATGCTTCTATTGATAGCTTTACTAGCAAATATAGCAGTGTTAGCAAGAAAACTAGCCTAATccaaaaattgaagaaatggGGTAAAACCAAAGATGATTCTAGTGTTCTTTCATCACCATCAAGATCATTTTCAGGAGGTTCTCCAAAAAGGATGAGTACGAGTTTTAAATCTAGAGGTCCACTCGAAAGCTTGATGATAAGGAATGCTAGTGATAGTGTAGCCATCACCACCTTTGGTCATGGGGATCAAGAATCTACTTATTCTCCTGAAACTTCTAGTGCCGAACTAAGAAGAGTTCCATCTAGTGACTCACTAAATTCTGTTGCTACTTCATTCCATTTGATGTCCAAGTCATCAGTTGATGCGTCTGTGGATGAAAAGTACCCTGCGTATAAAGATCGCCATAAATTGGCCATGGCTAGGGAGAGCGATCTAAAAGAGAAGGCAGAGAAAGCAAGAGCGCAAAAGTTTGGTAATAgttcaaatttaaatatgacCAAGACTGAAAGAGACAGACCTAATATATCTTTGCCACCTAAACTTTCTCAAATAAAGGAAAAGCCAATTGTTCCTATTAGTCCAAGTGATCAATCTGAGGATGGGAAGAATGTTGAAAATCAAAACGTTAGCAAGATGAagcttattgaaattgaaaaaaggCCTACTCGGGTGCCTAGGCCACCTCCTAAACCCTCTGGTGGTGGTTCCGTTAGCACAAATTCAAATCCTGCAAATGGAATACCGTCTGCTCCATCaattcctcctcctcctcgccCCCCAGGTGGACCGCCTCCTCCTCCTCGTCCCCCTGGTGGACCGCCTCCTCCACCTCCTCCCCCAGGAGGCCTAACAAGAGGGGCAATGGATGATGACAAAGTTCACCGAGCTCCACAGTTGGTTGAGTTTTATCAATCGTTGATGAAACGGGAGGCAAAGAAGGATACTACATTATTAATTTCTTCAACGGGTGGTAACACCTCTGATGCCAGGAGCAACATGATTGGGGAAATTGAGAATAGATCAACATTCCTCTTAGCT GTAAAAGCTGATGTCGAAACACAAGGTGATTTTGTCACATCCTTGGCAACTGAAGTTAGAGCATCCTCCTTCTCAGATATCAATGACCTGGTTGCCTTTGTGAACTGGCTAGATGAAGAGCTTTCCTTTCTG GTTGATGAACGAGCTGTCCTAAAGCACTTTGATTGGCCTGAAGGGAAAGCAGATGCGCTAAGGGAGGCAGCTTTTGAATATCAGGATCTGATGAAATTGGAGAAGCGAGTATCTACCTTCGTCGATGATCCTAAACTCTCATGTGATGCTGCTCTCAAGAAAATGTATTCATTGCTTGAAAA AGTGGAGCAAAGCGTATATGCACTGTTAAGAACAAGAGATATGGCTATTTCACGGTACAAGGAATTCGGAATACCAATAAACTGGCTACAAGATTCAGGAGTTGTAGgcaag ATAAAGCTTTCTTCTGTACAATTGGCAAGGAAGTATATGAAACGTGTTGCATCTGAACTTGATGAATTATCTGGACCTGAGAAGGAACCAGCTAGAGAATTCTTGATTCTGCAAGGCGTTCGTTTTGCTTTTCGAGTCCATCAG TTTGCAGGAGGCTTTGATGCAGAGAGCATGAAGGCTTTTGAAGATTTACGGAGCCGCATCCAAGCCCCTCAAGTTGCTGAAGAAGATAGTAAACAACCAGAAACATAG